In the genome of Granulibacter bethesdensis CGDNIH1, one region contains:
- a CDS encoding sarcosine oxidase subunit delta has product MRIACPCCGPRGLEEFLYRGDATRTLPAASASTEAWADYTYLRDNPAGVHEEYWFHTAGCQNWLRVRRDTRDHGIVSVMLARDPSSSATGEA; this is encoded by the coding sequence ATGCGCATCGCCTGTCCCTGTTGCGGCCCGCGCGGCCTGGAGGAATTCCTGTATCGTGGCGATGCCACCCGCACTCTTCCGGCGGCCTCGGCCAGCACGGAGGCATGGGCCGATTACACCTATCTGCGCGACAATCCGGCAGGGGTGCATGAGGAATACTGGTTCCATACCGCCGGTTGTCAGAACTGGCTGCGTGTCAGGCGCGATACGCGCGACCACGGCATCGTCAGCGTCATGCTGGCCCGCGATCCATCCTCCTCTGCAACAGGAGAGGCATGA
- a CDS encoding sarcosine oxidase subunit beta family protein, with protein MLSDRYSILSVISQALRGHKGWKPAWRDAAPAPSYDVVIVGGGGHGLATAYYLASRYGIRNVAVLEKGWIGGGNVGRNTTIIRSNYGLPGNIPFYELSMKLWESLEQDINYNAMVSQRGVLNLIHSDGQRDAYARRGNAMRLHGVDAELLDREAVRAMYPFLNFDHARFPIKGGLLHRRGGTVRHDAVAWGYARAADRLGVDIIQNCEVTGLKIEHGRILGVDTKRGFIGAKTVALSVAGSSSKVAAMAGMRLPIESHVLQAFVSEGLKPVIPGVITFGAGHFYISQSDKGGLVFGGDIDGYNSYAQRGNLPTIEDVCEGGVALMPAIGRARLLRHWAGLMDMSMDGSPIIDRTPVEGLYLNAGWCYGGFKAVPAAGLCLAHLVATGAPHEVATAYRLDRFATGHVIDEKGMGAQPNLH; from the coding sequence GTGTTGTCAGACCGCTATTCCATTCTGTCCGTGATCTCACAGGCATTGCGTGGACATAAGGGTTGGAAACCCGCCTGGCGTGATGCCGCACCCGCCCCATCCTATGATGTCGTGATCGTGGGAGGCGGCGGACATGGATTGGCCACAGCCTATTATCTTGCCAGCCGTTACGGTATCCGCAACGTCGCTGTGTTGGAAAAAGGCTGGATCGGCGGCGGGAATGTCGGCCGTAACACCACCATTATCCGCTCCAATTACGGGCTGCCGGGTAACATCCCGTTCTACGAACTGTCCATGAAATTGTGGGAGAGTCTGGAACAGGACATCAACTACAACGCCATGGTCAGCCAGCGCGGTGTGCTGAACCTGATCCATTCCGATGGCCAGCGCGACGCCTATGCACGGCGCGGAAACGCCATGCGACTGCACGGGGTGGATGCGGAGCTGCTGGACCGCGAGGCAGTGCGTGCGATGTATCCATTCCTGAATTTCGATCATGCACGCTTTCCCATCAAGGGCGGTCTTCTGCACAGACGCGGCGGCACGGTCCGGCATGATGCGGTGGCATGGGGCTATGCCCGCGCCGCCGACCGTCTGGGGGTAGACATCATTCAAAACTGTGAAGTCACCGGGCTGAAAATCGAACATGGCCGGATTCTCGGGGTCGACACAAAACGGGGCTTTATCGGTGCGAAAACGGTGGCGCTGTCAGTGGCCGGCTCTTCCAGCAAAGTCGCGGCCATGGCGGGTATGCGGTTACCGATCGAAAGCCATGTGTTGCAGGCTTTCGTCAGTGAAGGTTTGAAACCGGTCATTCCCGGCGTCATCACCTTCGGCGCGGGGCATTTCTATATCAGCCAGTCGGATAAAGGCGGCCTTGTGTTTGGCGGCGATATTGACGGCTACAACTCCTATGCCCAGCGCGGCAATCTGCCGACCATCGAGGATGTATGTGAAGGCGGCGTCGCGCTGATGCCCGCCATTGGCCGGGCCAGATTACTGCGGCACTGGGCCGGGCTGATGGACATGTCGATGGATGGCAGCCCGATCATCGACCGTACCCCTGTTGAGGGGCTGTATCTGAATGCAGGCTGGTGTTACGGCGGCTTCAAGGCGGTTCCCGCGGCAGGGCTGTGTCTGGCCCATCTGGTCGCCACCGGCGCGCCGCATGAGGTTGCCACAGCCTATCGCCTGGACCGTTTCGCCACCGGTCATGTGATTGATGAAAAAGGCATGGGCGCACAGCCCAACCTGCACTGA
- a CDS encoding LysR family transcriptional regulator, translated as MLHSPGLPFDLRVLEIFLAVCDAGGMAGAARRLGLSQPAVSQAIAEIEKRSGVALLDRGVRPLSPTPAGVLLRQRGAALLDEARQIAPLLRQVRQRRLALLRIGMVDSLSRAVLGPLAQQLETMADQVMFLSGLTASHASALLTRHLDICLGTDALQDLDGLERWNLFDEPYILALPAGIDLPEGLSAAASLTALSERLPLARYSARSRTGIDIERHLRRLQLDLPRHQEFDTPYGVMAMVEQGIAWGITTPLCLYEARTDLSRIRCLPLPGPSLRRQLTLVARRRELGTVPRSLAQGVRKALEAEAMPWLRRSMGWVCEGKTELLPPLSSMTGPNADHGMGD; from the coding sequence ATGCTGCATAGCCCCGGACTGCCATTTGATCTGAGAGTGCTGGAGATTTTTCTGGCGGTCTGTGATGCTGGCGGTATGGCTGGTGCGGCGCGCAGGCTGGGTTTGTCGCAGCCGGCTGTCTCGCAGGCCATTGCCGAGATCGAGAAACGCAGCGGTGTCGCGTTGCTGGATCGTGGCGTCAGACCGCTTTCACCCACGCCGGCAGGGGTGCTGTTGCGGCAGCGCGGCGCTGCATTGTTGGATGAGGCGCGGCAGATTGCCCCGCTGCTGCGTCAGGTTCGCCAGCGGCGTCTGGCGCTGCTGCGGATCGGGATGGTCGATTCCCTGTCCCGCGCCGTGCTGGGGCCTCTGGCGCAACAGTTGGAGACGATGGCTGATCAGGTCATGTTTTTGTCCGGCCTGACCGCCAGCCATGCCAGTGCATTGCTGACGCGGCATCTGGATATCTGCCTCGGCACGGATGCGTTGCAGGATCTGGACGGGCTGGAACGCTGGAATCTGTTCGACGAGCCTTATATTCTGGCGCTTCCAGCCGGGATTGATCTGCCGGAAGGATTGTCCGCTGCTGCCTCTCTGACCGCGTTGTCTGAACGGCTGCCATTGGCCCGGTATAGTGCCCGTTCCCGCACGGGGATCGACATAGAGCGGCATCTGCGCCGTCTGCAACTGGATCTGCCACGTCATCAGGAATTCGATACGCCTTATGGCGTTATGGCGATGGTGGAGCAGGGGATTGCCTGGGGGATTACCACGCCGCTCTGTCTCTATGAGGCACGTACGGATTTGAGCCGCATACGCTGCCTGCCTTTGCCGGGACCATCCCTGCGGCGTCAGCTGACCCTGGTCGCGCGGCGGAGGGAGCTTGGAACAGTGCCGCGTTCCCTGGCACAGGGGGTGCGCAAGGCGCTGGAGGCTGAGGCCATGCCGTGGCTGCGCCGTTCTATGGGCTGGGTTTGTGAAGGAAAAACGGAGCTGCTGCCACCCTTATCATCCATGACCGGCCCCAATGCCGATCACGGGATGGGTGATTGA
- a CDS encoding helix-turn-helix domain-containing protein, with protein sequence MNKKITSQTSDRQPPASVDVPLITGSNAPPVRTEAPPASLEAAIGAKVRRLRQRLGITAADLAVEADLSAGMLSKIENGSTSPSLATLQALSRALNTPISSFFSDFDERRDCSYVPAGMGLSIERRGTKAGHKYELLGHSLGSGLAVEPYLITLSKDAAPYTQFQHKGTELIYMLSGSIRYRHGDGLYALNPGDMLSFDSAALHGPEELTELPAQFLSIIVYNRE encoded by the coding sequence ATGAACAAAAAAATTACCTCCCAGACATCTGACAGGCAGCCTCCTGCATCTGTCGATGTGCCTTTGATTACCGGCTCCAATGCCCCCCCTGTCAGAACGGAGGCGCCGCCTGCTTCGCTGGAGGCCGCTATTGGCGCGAAAGTGCGCCGCCTGCGCCAGCGTCTTGGCATTACGGCGGCCGATCTTGCGGTGGAAGCGGATTTATCGGCCGGGATGCTCTCGAAAATCGAAAACGGCTCTACGTCTCCGTCACTCGCCACGCTTCAGGCATTGTCCCGCGCTTTGAATACGCCGATCTCAAGCTTCTTCAGCGATTTCGATGAACGACGCGATTGCAGTTATGTGCCAGCCGGCATGGGCCTGAGCATTGAACGGCGCGGCACCAAAGCAGGACATAAATACGAGCTGCTCGGGCATTCTCTAGGCTCCGGCCTGGCAGTGGAGCCATATCTGATCACCCTCAGCAAGGATGCCGCCCCCTACACGCAGTTTCAGCACAAGGGAACAGAGCTGATTTATATGTTGTCGGGCAGCATTCGCTACCGCCACGGGGATGGGCTTTATGCCTTGAATCCCGGTGATATGCTGTCTTTTGATTCGGCAGCGCTGCATGGACCGGAGGAGCTGACAGAACTGCCAGCCCAATTCCTGTCGATCATCGTTTATAACCGGGAATGA
- a CDS encoding potassium-transporting ATPase subunit F, producing the protein MSFDFVLAGGVTIFLLVYIAAVLIRPERF; encoded by the coding sequence ATGAGCTTCGATTTCGTTCTGGCGGGTGGTGTGACCATTTTTTTGCTGGTCTATATTGCCGCCGTCCTGATCCGGCCGGAAAGGTTCTGA
- the kdpA gene encoding potassium-transporting ATPase subunit KdpA, whose protein sequence is MSMAGWITIGIFFLCVLALTRPLGGFLVSVLEGRRTFLSPILGPVERALYRFSGVRPEEEQSWSHYALALLSFKIVCFVAVYAILRLQAYLPLNPAGQGSVAPDLAYNTAVSFVTNTNWQSYGGETTMSYLSQMLGLTVQNFVSAAAGIAVAAAIIRGFARRESKAIGNFWVDMVRATLYVLLPISVVLSLFYVFEGIPQTFSGSVVATTYEGIHQTIALGPVASQEAIKMLGTNGGGFFNVNSAHPFENPDALTNFVEMISIFAIGAGLTNVFGRMVGNERQGWAVFSAMSVLFFVGVTAVYWAEAHGNPAFSAFGIDQSLGNMEGKETRFGVAASALFAAVTTDASCGAVNAMHESFLPLGGMVPLINMMLGEVIIGGVGAGLYGFILFAIIAVFMAGLMVGRTPEYLGKKIEAREIKMTMLAVLCLPLVMLGFTAVAVVVKPGLAALSATGPHGFTEALYAYTSAAANNGSAFAGLTANPYWNITLGIGMMIGRFFVIVPALAIAGSMAAKKIVPPSSGTFPTDTGLFIGLVAGVIIIVGGLTFLPALALGPIVEHLSMLRGTLY, encoded by the coding sequence ATGTCCATGGCAGGATGGATCACAATCGGCATTTTCTTTCTTTGCGTTCTGGCACTCACCAGGCCGCTGGGCGGATTTCTGGTCTCTGTACTGGAGGGCAGGCGGACCTTTCTGTCGCCCATTCTGGGGCCGGTGGAGCGGGCATTGTACCGGTTTTCAGGGGTGAGACCGGAGGAGGAGCAGTCCTGGTCGCACTATGCGCTGGCGCTGCTCAGCTTTAAAATCGTCTGCTTCGTGGCCGTCTATGCTATTCTTCGTTTGCAGGCTTACCTGCCGTTGAATCCGGCGGGACAGGGGAGCGTAGCGCCCGATCTGGCCTACAATACCGCTGTCAGTTTCGTTACCAATACAAACTGGCAGAGCTATGGCGGTGAGACGACCATGAGTTATCTCAGCCAGATGCTCGGCCTGACAGTACAGAATTTTGTATCCGCAGCTGCGGGTATTGCTGTGGCTGCCGCTATCATCAGGGGGTTTGCCCGGCGGGAATCAAAAGCCATTGGCAATTTCTGGGTCGATATGGTGCGGGCAACATTATATGTGTTGCTGCCGATTTCTGTCGTGCTCAGTCTGTTTTATGTTTTCGAAGGTATTCCTCAGACATTTTCGGGCAGTGTGGTTGCTACTACCTATGAAGGCATCCACCAGACCATTGCGCTGGGACCGGTGGCATCGCAGGAAGCCATCAAGATGCTGGGGACCAATGGCGGTGGTTTCTTCAATGTGAATTCCGCCCATCCATTCGAAAATCCTGATGCGCTGACGAATTTCGTCGAAATGATCAGCATTTTTGCCATTGGTGCCGGTCTGACCAACGTGTTCGGTCGTATGGTCGGCAATGAACGCCAGGGCTGGGCGGTGTTCTCGGCTATGTCCGTTCTGTTCTTTGTGGGTGTGACCGCTGTCTACTGGGCGGAAGCGCACGGAAACCCGGCTTTTTCCGCTTTCGGGATCGACCAGTCGCTGGGCAATATGGAGGGTAAGGAAACCCGCTTTGGCGTTGCGGCTTCAGCGTTGTTTGCCGCCGTCACAACCGATGCATCCTGCGGGGCCGTCAATGCGATGCATGAAAGTTTTCTGCCGCTGGGTGGCATGGTGCCCTTGATCAACATGATGCTGGGTGAAGTGATCATCGGTGGTGTCGGTGCCGGGTTGTATGGCTTCATCCTGTTCGCCATCATTGCAGTGTTCATGGCGGGCCTCATGGTCGGGCGTACGCCGGAATATCTCGGCAAGAAAATAGAAGCGCGTGAGATCAAGATGACGATGCTGGCAGTGTTGTGTCTGCCGCTTGTGATGCTTGGATTTACGGCTGTGGCAGTGGTGGTCAAACCGGGTCTGGCGGCGTTGTCTGCCACTGGTCCGCATGGATTTACCGAAGCGCTTTATGCCTACACCTCGGCGGCTGCGAATAACGGAAGTGCCTTTGCAGGTCTGACGGCCAATCCATACTGGAACATCACACTCGGGATCGGCATGATGATCGGGCGGTTTTTTGTGATCGTGCCTGCTCTCGCCATTGCCGGATCCATGGCCGCCAAGAAAATCGTTCCCCCTTCATCCGGAACATTCCCGACCGATACCGGTCTGTTCATCGGTTTGGTGGCTGGCGTGATCATCATCGTCGGCGGACTGACTTTCCTGCCCGCTCTCGCTCTGGGGCCGATCGTCGAGCATCTGTCGATGCTCCGCGGCACCCTGTATTGA
- the kdpB gene encoding potassium-transporting ATPase subunit KdpB: MTFLSSHAPAASERVHPRGSQLLRGDLILPAIGDSFRKLDPRVMWHNPVMFVVESVTLLTTVLLIRDIFSGESHVGFAVQINLWLWFTLLFANFAEAIAEGRGKAQADSLRRTKTDTMAKRLIADSDGRYSATGMYQGAAAPELKVGDVVLVEAGDFIPSDGEVIEGIASVDESAITGESAPVIRESGGDRSAVTGGTRVLSDWIIVRITSAQGETFLDRMISLVEGAQRQKTPNEIALTILLAGMTLIFILAVATIPSFAAYAGGHISVFILVALFVTLIPTTIGGLLSSIGIAGMDRLIRFNVLAMSGRAVEAAGDVDTLLLDKTGTITIGDRQAAAFIPVPGVTEEELADAAQLASLADETPEGRSIVVLAKEKFALRGREMQTLEARFVPFTAQTRMSGVDIGSRSIRKGAVDSVLEAASSDSSRQAVRNSADEIARSGGTPLAVIDSGRLLGVIHLKDVVKGGIRERFAELRSMGIRTVMITGDNPLTAAAIAAESGVDDFLAQATPEAKLALIRKEQAAGKLVAMCGDGTNDAPALAQADVGVAMNTGTVAAREAGNMVDLDSDPTKLIEIVGIGKQLLMTRGALTTFSIANDVAKYFAIIPAMFIGFYPQLGALNVMHLGTPESAVLSAVIFNALIIVALIPLALKGVRYRPVGAASLLRRNLLVYGLGGMVVPFIGIKLIDMIVVSLGLA; the protein is encoded by the coding sequence ATGACCTTTCTATCATCCCATGCGCCCGCCGCATCGGAGCGGGTCCATCCGCGTGGCAGCCAGCTTCTGCGGGGTGACCTGATACTGCCGGCGATTGGCGACAGTTTTCGTAAGCTTGACCCGCGTGTGATGTGGCATAACCCCGTCATGTTTGTGGTTGAGAGTGTCACCCTGCTGACCACAGTTCTTTTGATCAGGGATATCTTCTCTGGCGAAAGCCATGTCGGTTTTGCGGTTCAGATCAATCTCTGGCTCTGGTTTACGCTGCTCTTTGCCAATTTTGCTGAAGCCATTGCCGAGGGACGCGGCAAGGCACAGGCAGACAGTTTGCGCCGTACTAAAACGGATACGATGGCGAAACGCCTGATTGCCGACAGTGATGGCCGTTATTCGGCGACCGGTATGTATCAGGGTGCTGCTGCGCCTGAACTGAAAGTCGGCGATGTCGTGCTGGTCGAGGCAGGGGATTTCATCCCCAGTGATGGTGAAGTGATCGAAGGCATTGCCTCCGTCGATGAGTCCGCCATCACTGGTGAATCGGCTCCTGTGATTCGTGAAAGCGGTGGTGACCGTTCGGCGGTGACGGGTGGCACGCGGGTATTGTCTGACTGGATCATTGTCCGCATTACTTCTGCGCAGGGGGAGACGTTTCTGGATCGCATGATCTCTCTGGTGGAAGGGGCGCAACGTCAGAAAACGCCGAATGAAATTGCGTTGACCATTCTGCTGGCAGGCATGACGCTGATTTTCATTCTGGCCGTTGCTACGATTCCCAGCTTTGCCGCTTATGCGGGCGGTCATATTTCGGTGTTCATTCTGGTGGCACTGTTCGTCACGTTGATTCCGACCACGATCGGTGGATTGCTATCCTCGATCGGCATTGCCGGTATGGATCGGCTGATCCGTTTCAATGTGCTGGCCATGTCTGGCCGTGCTGTAGAGGCTGCCGGAGATGTCGATACGCTGCTGCTGGACAAGACCGGTACAATCACCATCGGGGATCGTCAGGCGGCGGCGTTCATTCCTGTTCCCGGGGTGACGGAAGAAGAGCTGGCCGATGCGGCACAGCTGGCTTCTCTGGCCGATGAAACGCCGGAGGGTCGCTCCATCGTCGTTCTGGCCAAGGAAAAATTCGCGCTGCGCGGACGGGAGATGCAAACACTGGAGGCCCGTTTTGTGCCCTTCACGGCGCAGACACGGATGAGCGGGGTCGACATTGGCAGCCGCAGCATACGCAAGGGAGCAGTCGACAGTGTGTTGGAGGCGGCGTCCTCCGATTCATCCCGTCAGGCTGTTCGGAACAGTGCGGATGAGATTGCCCGTTCCGGTGGGACGCCCCTGGCGGTGATTGATAGTGGCCGTCTGTTAGGTGTGATTCATCTGAAGGATGTGGTGAAAGGCGGTATCCGGGAACGTTTTGCGGAACTGCGCAGCATGGGTATCCGCACGGTGATGATCACCGGCGACAATCCCCTGACCGCTGCTGCCATTGCGGCGGAGAGTGGGGTGGATGATTTTCTGGCGCAGGCAACCCCGGAAGCCAAGCTTGCCTTGATCCGCAAGGAACAGGCGGCGGGCAAGTTGGTGGCCATGTGCGGTGACGGCACCAATGATGCCCCTGCACTGGCCCAGGCGGATGTCGGTGTCGCCATGAACACGGGCACTGTGGCGGCGCGTGAGGCCGGCAATATGGTTGATCTGGACAGCGATCCAACCAAATTGATCGAAATCGTCGGGATCGGCAAACAGCTTCTGATGACACGCGGCGCTTTGACGACGTTTTCCATCGCCAATGACGTCGCCAAGTATTTTGCCATTATACCCGCCATGTTCATCGGCTTTTATCCGCAGCTCGGCGCATTGAACGTGATGCATCTCGGCACCCCGGAGAGTGCGGTTCTGTCGGCAGTGATCTTTAACGCTCTAATTATCGTTGCGCTGATACCGCTGGCCCTGAAGGGCGTTCGGTATCGTCCTGTCGGGGCGGCCTCCTTGCTGCGGCGCAATCTGCTGGTCTACGGGCTGGGCGGAATGGTCGTTCCTTTCATCGGCATCAAGCTGATCGACATGATCGTCGTCAGCCTCGGCCTCGCTTGA
- the kdpC gene encoding potassium-transporting ATPase subunit KdpC, giving the protein MIIMRHLRPAIMVFLFLSLITGILYPLAITGVSALVMPGKAGGSLVYDHGKLVGSRLIGQNFIQPGYFHPRLSATMGPDPANAAVTISAPYNAAASAASNLGPTSKALIDRVAASAAALKAENPEALAAGLPIPVDLVTGSGSGLDPDISPQAAMFQVKRIARVRKLPENLIVTLVNQMTEQPFLGWLGEPRVNVLQLNMALDTLK; this is encoded by the coding sequence ATGATCATCATGCGTCACCTTCGTCCCGCGATCATGGTTTTTCTGTTTCTGTCCCTGATCACGGGTATTCTCTATCCGCTTGCCATCACCGGAGTATCCGCGCTGGTGATGCCCGGAAAAGCAGGGGGCAGTCTGGTGTACGACCATGGAAAACTGGTCGGCTCCCGTCTGATCGGCCAGAATTTCATACAGCCCGGCTATTTTCATCCACGCCTGTCGGCAACGATGGGGCCTGATCCAGCCAATGCAGCTGTGACAATATCCGCGCCTTATAACGCAGCGGCCTCGGCGGCCTCCAATCTCGGCCCGACCTCCAAAGCGTTGATTGATCGTGTGGCGGCTTCTGCGGCGGCACTGAAAGCTGAAAATCCAGAGGCATTGGCGGCAGGTTTACCGATTCCTGTGGATCTGGTGACAGGCTCCGGCAGTGGATTGGATCCCGATATTTCTCCGCAGGCGGCGATGTTTCAGGTGAAGCGCATTGCACGTGTGCGCAAATTGCCGGAAAATCTTATTGTTACGCTTGTGAATCAGATGACGGAACAGCCTTTTCTGGGCTGGCTGGGGGAGCCGAGGGTCAATGTCCTGCAACTCAACATGGCTCTGGATACGCTGAAATAA
- a CDS encoding sensor histidine kinase → MQDIRPERPDPDALLRQAEKEGQEGRRGRLKIFLGAAPGVGKTCEMLTTAHHLLRDGVDLVIGVVETHGRAGTAALVEGLEIIPLRSVPYRDRTMTEMDLDAILNRAPQMVLVDELAHGNVPGSRHPKRWMDVEELISAGIDVMTTVNIQHLESLNDIVASITRIRVRETVPDRVLSEADEIELVDLTPNDLLQRMRDGKIYAPQAAGRAMLHYFSPGNLTALRELALRQTAQQVDAQLLDHMKANAISGPWAAGERIMVWLTLQDRDVSLLRYGRRLADHLHAPWIVLHVETGRDITEDARARMAGQMHLAQSLGAETVTIPGQDEALDALAYARAHNVTQIVAAHPDGHAGRMHWYQRVARWFSRSMTNRLIRAGGSFPIHIVARSRDDDQDVVTPFAPEPRQAMPYVSSTLIIGVATGAAMLLRQILEVGNVSLTFLTAILWVAVAYGLWPSLWASVLGMLCFNFFFLPPLYTFTIAAPENVVAMFFFLTTALIASHLGARVRNQAVVARHRADITQSLYQFSRRLSGIVTLDDLLWTACHQIATALERNAVILMPEGDRLILRASYTPDEQIDADDLAAASWAWKNDRMAGRGSDTLPGVGWLFIPLRTGRGPVAVIGLDAHAEDHLLYPEQQQLLDALGDQAALAIERIGLAKDLDEARLTAETEKLRGALLTSLSHDLRTPLASILGAASSLHEYDALLTEQDRRELLLTIREEAERLNRFVANLLDMIRLEAGALQPRRERVDLAEVAASALSRAARILSDHPVRLEVAPDLPMPLLDDVLLEQVLFNLLDNAAKYTPPGTPISIVIGQGPGVLTIRVLDEGAGLATQDTESVFEKFTRFRAADRSRPGTGLGLAIARGFIEAMGGGIAARNRSDRSGAEFTITLPVEAENR, encoded by the coding sequence ATGCAGGACATCCGCCCGGAACGGCCTGATCCCGATGCCTTGCTTCGTCAGGCGGAAAAAGAAGGGCAGGAAGGTCGTCGCGGGCGGCTGAAGATTTTCCTCGGTGCGGCGCCGGGGGTTGGTAAAACATGCGAGATGCTGACCACCGCGCATCATCTTCTGCGCGATGGTGTTGATCTCGTCATCGGCGTTGTGGAAACGCATGGCCGTGCCGGTACTGCGGCCTTGGTTGAGGGGTTGGAAATCATTCCCCTTCGCTCTGTTCCGTATCGTGATCGCACGATGACGGAGATGGATCTGGATGCAATCCTGAATCGTGCGCCGCAGATGGTGCTGGTGGATGAGCTGGCTCATGGAAACGTGCCTGGCTCACGGCATCCGAAACGCTGGATGGATGTGGAGGAACTGATCTCCGCCGGGATCGACGTTATGACCACCGTCAATATCCAGCATCTGGAAAGTCTCAACGATATCGTTGCCAGCATTACTCGCATCCGTGTGCGGGAAACGGTGCCGGATCGCGTGCTGAGTGAAGCGGATGAGATCGAACTGGTCGATCTGACCCCGAATGATCTGTTGCAGCGGATGCGCGATGGTAAAATCTACGCCCCACAAGCGGCGGGTCGGGCGATGCTGCATTATTTCTCGCCCGGCAATCTGACCGCGTTACGGGAGCTGGCCCTGCGTCAGACGGCGCAGCAGGTGGATGCCCAGCTGCTCGATCACATGAAGGCCAATGCCATTTCCGGCCCATGGGCGGCGGGGGAGCGCATCATGGTCTGGCTGACATTGCAGGATCGGGATGTCAGTCTTCTGCGCTATGGCAGGCGGTTGGCCGATCATCTGCATGCGCCATGGATTGTCCTGCATGTCGAGACGGGGCGCGATATCACGGAAGATGCAAGGGCACGTATGGCAGGCCAGATGCATCTGGCCCAGTCGCTGGGGGCGGAGACCGTCACCATTCCCGGACAGGATGAGGCGTTGGATGCGCTGGCCTATGCCCGGGCCCATAATGTGACGCAGATTGTGGCGGCCCATCCGGATGGTCATGCAGGGCGGATGCACTGGTATCAACGTGTGGCGCGCTGGTTCAGCCGTTCGATGACGAACCGGCTGATCAGGGCGGGCGGCAGTTTTCCAATCCATATCGTGGCGCGATCCCGCGATGATGATCAGGACGTGGTGACACCGTTCGCCCCGGAACCGCGTCAGGCCATGCCCTATGTCAGCAGCACGCTGATCATCGGCGTGGCAACCGGGGCTGCCATGCTTCTGCGGCAGATTCTGGAAGTCGGTAATGTATCGCTGACATTTTTGACCGCCATTCTGTGGGTGGCGGTGGCGTACGGTTTATGGCCTTCCCTGTGGGCATCCGTGCTGGGGATGCTGTGTTTCAATTTCTTTTTCCTGCCCCCGCTTTACACTTTCACCATTGCCGCCCCGGAGAACGTGGTGGCGATGTTCTTTTTTCTGACCACCGCCCTGATCGCCAGCCATCTGGGGGCGAGGGTCCGCAATCAGGCGGTGGTGGCGCGTCACAGGGCGGATATCACGCAATCGCTTTATCAGTTCAGTCGTCGTCTGTCGGGAATTGTCACGCTGGACGATCTGCTGTGGACGGCGTGCCATCAGATTGCCACCGCGCTGGAACGCAATGCCGTGATCCTGATGCCGGAGGGTGATCGGCTGATTCTGCGCGCATCCTACACTCCGGATGAGCAGATTGATGCCGATGACCTGGCGGCGGCAAGCTGGGCCTGGAAAAATGATCGTATGGCCGGTCGCGGCTCCGATACCTTGCCGGGCGTGGGCTGGCTGTTCATCCCGCTGCGCACGGGTCGCGGGCCGGTCGCGGTGATCGGTCTGGATGCCCATGCCGAGGACCATCTGTTATATCCCGAGCAGCAACAGCTTCTGGATGCGCTGGGCGATCAGGCAGCGCTGGCGATCGAGCGGATCGGTCTGGCGAAAGATCTGGATGAGGCACGGCTTACGGCTGAGACGGAGAAACTGCGTGGTGCGTTGCTGACCTCGCTCTCGCATGATCTGCGTACGCCGCTTGCCTCTATTCTCGGGGCTGCCTCCAGCCTGCATGAGTATGATGCGCTGCTGACGGAGCAGGACCGGCGGGAATTGCTGCTGACCATCCGTGAGGAGGCCGAGCGGCTGAATCGTTTCGTTGCCAACCTGCTCGACATGATCCGGCTGGAGGCCGGGGCATTGCAACCACGACGGGAGCGGGTGGACCTTGCGGAGGTGGCGGCCAGCGCATTGTCCCGTGCGGCCCGCATTTTGTCGGATCATCCGGTGCGGCTGGAGGTCGCGCCCGACCTGCCCATGCCCTTGCTGGATGATGTCCTGCTGGAGCAGGTTCTGTTCAATCTGCTCGATAACGCGGCCAAATACACGCCGCCGGGCACGCCGATCAGCATTGTGATCGGGCAAGGCCCGGGTGTTCTGACGATTCGCGTGCTGGATGAGGGGGCCGGCCTCGCCACGCAGGACACGGAGAGCGTGTTTGAGAAATTCACGCGCTTCCGTGCGGCTGACCGTTCCCGCCCGGGTACCGGGTTGGGGCTTGCCATTGCGCGGGGTTTCATCGAAGCCATGGGGGGAGGGATCGCGGCCCGTAACCGGAGTGATCGTTCCGGTGCTGAATTCACGATCACTCTTCCAGTGGAGGCGGAAAACCGATGA